The following coding sequences are from one Melospiza melodia melodia isolate bMelMel2 chromosome 2, bMelMel2.pri, whole genome shotgun sequence window:
- the CCDC191 gene encoding coiled-coil domain-containing protein 191 isoform X2, giving the protein MKSQLQLELSNEEEEVDCVLQEEPSAAPPKYEHFDDLCSYLECEMESSSVQKYLQHLLQSEAVNCGIAKHLRLEEIKEKNKLADPRIIMELRHKQVKENRMRHQKALELQRQEESLKKAILSEARLQAQEEERRKALQAKKEEEEIQREIVKLRKEMAEKKCTVAKVWRMAGKREEKTQKLSVQEVAAVSPSLKREEQEEEKQRKTQELLRRIHTSKQRCLQRHFSAWLKVILEHRIKMGKARALADWRCQLKALRAWRNYTWAQKVEQETEQLEAHLQDQNRKTQVAVEHNQRRLLRCCFLAWQRWSRVETEKRELQRKREQTKRKMQQLLEAISQGTGEDRPLEVNKPGTAEVNHHQDLQQDKPTETCLIQKEQKEPDQTRDQSCWDIVHTSHFCRNPKFAWEITIKHAALSAQDQAMYRNQIATVLQQFQAPSPRTSPAYGSRFEHRHAFQQRVIEEQRQQLQKHQELIRKLQENQKLSRDKEGGAQAMAVTHMFNSSVSQSVEKKEPRCTNTIPLSTPDSHGPENTRAAMQGRRPSSRLTSPHPILKGMEERAIQRAEQKKKIEEAKQRKAEEKLAQLKAEEEAQQRKEAEEKEAQREKRREERRQQKLKELEKQRRLEKEQQLQKKARDHYEGVLLRKLGIVPWKRLREQAKENLVVAQRHHSLGLQRKCLMTWLQDAQQSLKEKMSRAEDFYSHMLLRWGFRNWLKYKDYLCAQEERASTFRTVCLMRKCFWAWFDHTREEKRALWERLNIAAGHSKRRITLKAFKAWRQYPLLMKKEREREERRNQLRRRVAEILPNFQT; this is encoded by the exons ATGAAGTCCCAGTTGCAACTGGAGCTGAGCAATGAAGAAGAGGAAGTTGACTGTGTCCTTCAGGAAGAGCCTTCTGCAGCCCCTCCAAAGTATGAGCACTTTGATG ACTTGTGCAGCTATCTGGAATGTGAAATGGAAAGTTCCTCTGTCCAGAAATACCTCCAGCATCTTTTGCAGAGTGAAGCTGTGAACTGTGGGATAGCAAAACATCTTAGACTTGAAGAgatcaaggaaaaaaacaaacttgcAGATCCACGAATAATCATGGAGCTCAGACATAAGCAG GTGAAAGAAAACCGAATGAGGCATCAGAAGGCTTTAGAGCTTCAGAGACAAGAAGAGTCCCTGAAGAAAGCAATTCTGTCTGAGGCCAGGCTCCAagcacaggaggaggagagaaGGAAGGCCCTGCAGGctaagaaggaggaagaggagatccAGAGGGAAATAGTGAAGCTGAGAAAGGAAATGGCTGAGAAAAAATGCACTGTGGCAAAAGTTTGGAGAAT ggcagggaagagagaagaaaaaactcAGAAGCTgtcagtgcaggaggtggctgctgtgtcaccatccctgaagagaGAAGAGCAAGAAGAGGAGAAACAGAGGAAAACTCAGGAGTTGCTTCGCAGGATTCACACCAGTAAGCAGAGA TGCTTGCAGCGACATTTCTCTGCTTGGCTGAAAGTCATTCTGGAGCACAGAATTAAAATGGGAAAAGCCAGAGCCCTTGCTGACTGGAGATGCCAGCTGAAGGCCCTGCGAGCTTGGAGAAACTATACTTGGGCCCAGAAAGTAGAACAGGAGACAGAGCAATTGGAAGCTCATCTCCAAGATCAAAACAG GAAAACCCAAGTGGCTGTGGAGCACAACCAGCGACGCCTCCTGCGCTGCTGCTTTCTGGCCTGGCAGCGCTGGAGCCGAGTGGAGACGGAAAAGCGAGAGCTGCAGAGGAAGAGGGAGCAGACAAAGAGAAAgatgcagcagctgctggaggctaTATCACaggggacaggtgaggacaggCCACTGGAGGTTAACAAGCCTGGGACAGCAGAAGTAAACCATCATCAAGATTTACAGCAAGACAAG CCAACTGAAACTTGCCTTATACAGAAAGAGCAGAAAGAGCCTGATCAGACCAGAGACCAGTCTTGTTGGGATATTGTTCACACATCTCATTTCTGCAGAAATCCCAAATTCGCCTGGGAGATTACAATTAAACATGCAGCCCTGAGTGCCCAGGACCAGGCTATGTACAGGAATCAAATAGCCACAGTCCTCCAGCAGTTTCAGGCACCCAGTCCAAGGACATCTCCTGCTTATGGCAGTCGATTTGAGCACCGTCACGCCTTCCAGCAACGTGTGATtgaggagcagaggcagcagctgcagaaacATCAAGAGCTGATCCGTAAACTGCAGGAAAATCAGAAGCTGAGCAGAGATAAAGAAGGGGGAGCACAAGCTATGGCTGTAACCCACATGTTTAACAGTTCTGTTTCTCAATCCGTGGAGAAAAAAGAACCCAGATGCACAAATACAATCCCTTTGAG CACACCTGATTCTCATGGGCCAGAAAACACAAGGGCAGCAATGCAAGGCAGGAGGCCTTCCAGCCGGCTGACCTCACCTCATCCCATACTGAAAG GGATGGAGGAGAGAGCAATTCAGCGGGCAGAACAGAAGAAGAAAATAGAAGAAGCCAAACAacgaaaagcagaggaaaaattG GCCCAGCTGAAGGCTGAAGAGGAAGCACAACAGAGGAAGGAAGCTgaggaaaaggaagcacagcgGGAAAAACGCCGGGAGGAGAGAAGGCAGCAGAAGCTG AAAGAACTGGAGAAGCAGAGAAGGCTGGAgaaagagcagcagctccagaaaAAGGCTAGAGATCACTATGAGGGGGTCCTTCTCAGAAAGCTAGGAATAGTGCCATGGAAAAGGCTGAGGGAGCAAGCCAAGGAAAACCTAGTG GTGGCACAAAGGCACCACAGCTTGGGCCTGCAGAGGAAATGCCTCATGACTTGGCTGCAGGATGCCCAGCAGAGTCTCAAGGAGAAGATGTCTCGGGCTGAGGACTTCTATTCCCACATGTTACTAAGATGGGGCTTCAGGAACTGGCTAAAG TACAAGGATTATCTCTGTGCTCAGGAGGAGAGAGCGAGTACCTTCCGCACAGTCTGCCTCATGAGGAAGTGCTTCTGGGCATGGTTTGATCAtaccagggaggaaaaaagggCCTTATGGGAGAGGCTGAACATTGCTGCTGGACACAGTAAGAG GAGAATTACACTGAAGGCATTCAAGGCATGGAGGCAGTATCCACTGCTGAtgaagaaggaaagggaaagagaagaaagaagaaaccaGCTACGCAGGAGAGTAGCTGAAATTCTCCCCAACTTCCAAACATGA
- the CCDC191 gene encoding coiled-coil domain-containing protein 191 isoform X1, which translates to MAERGWRRAAVPGAAMALSGQRPGPHRGQRLPQRVDRASEYAVSEAFSLQKSRCPQRPWGPVTSLETAERLQVHREACEEAQELLSNWMKSQLQLELSNEEEEVDCVLQEEPSAAPPKYEHFDDLCSYLECEMESSSVQKYLQHLLQSEAVNCGIAKHLRLEEIKEKNKLADPRIIMELRHKQVKENRMRHQKALELQRQEESLKKAILSEARLQAQEEERRKALQAKKEEEEIQREIVKLRKEMAEKKCTVAKVWRMAGKREEKTQKLSVQEVAAVSPSLKREEQEEEKQRKTQELLRRIHTSKQRCLQRHFSAWLKVILEHRIKMGKARALADWRCQLKALRAWRNYTWAQKVEQETEQLEAHLQDQNRKTQVAVEHNQRRLLRCCFLAWQRWSRVETEKRELQRKREQTKRKMQQLLEAISQGTGEDRPLEVNKPGTAEVNHHQDLQQDKPTETCLIQKEQKEPDQTRDQSCWDIVHTSHFCRNPKFAWEITIKHAALSAQDQAMYRNQIATVLQQFQAPSPRTSPAYGSRFEHRHAFQQRVIEEQRQQLQKHQELIRKLQENQKLSRDKEGGAQAMAVTHMFNSSVSQSVEKKEPRCTNTIPLSTPDSHGPENTRAAMQGRRPSSRLTSPHPILKGMEERAIQRAEQKKKIEEAKQRKAEEKLAQLKAEEEAQQRKEAEEKEAQREKRREERRQQKLKELEKQRRLEKEQQLQKKARDHYEGVLLRKLGIVPWKRLREQAKENLVVAQRHHSLGLQRKCLMTWLQDAQQSLKEKMSRAEDFYSHMLLRWGFRNWLKYKDYLCAQEERASTFRTVCLMRKCFWAWFDHTREEKRALWERLNIAAGHSKRRITLKAFKAWRQYPLLMKKEREREERRNQLRRRVAEILPNFQT; encoded by the exons AGAGTGGACCGAGCCTCTGAGTATGCTGTCTCTGAAGCTTTTTCCCTTCAAAAGTCAAGGTGTCCACAGAGGCCTTGGGGTCCTGTGACAAGTTTGGAAACTGCAGAACGGCTGCAAGTTCATCGTGAGGCCTGTGAGGAAG cccaggagctgctcagtAACTGGATGAAGTCCCAGTTGCAACTGGAGCTGAGCAATGAAGAAGAGGAAGTTGACTGTGTCCTTCAGGAAGAGCCTTCTGCAGCCCCTCCAAAGTATGAGCACTTTGATG ACTTGTGCAGCTATCTGGAATGTGAAATGGAAAGTTCCTCTGTCCAGAAATACCTCCAGCATCTTTTGCAGAGTGAAGCTGTGAACTGTGGGATAGCAAAACATCTTAGACTTGAAGAgatcaaggaaaaaaacaaacttgcAGATCCACGAATAATCATGGAGCTCAGACATAAGCAG GTGAAAGAAAACCGAATGAGGCATCAGAAGGCTTTAGAGCTTCAGAGACAAGAAGAGTCCCTGAAGAAAGCAATTCTGTCTGAGGCCAGGCTCCAagcacaggaggaggagagaaGGAAGGCCCTGCAGGctaagaaggaggaagaggagatccAGAGGGAAATAGTGAAGCTGAGAAAGGAAATGGCTGAGAAAAAATGCACTGTGGCAAAAGTTTGGAGAAT ggcagggaagagagaagaaaaaactcAGAAGCTgtcagtgcaggaggtggctgctgtgtcaccatccctgaagagaGAAGAGCAAGAAGAGGAGAAACAGAGGAAAACTCAGGAGTTGCTTCGCAGGATTCACACCAGTAAGCAGAGA TGCTTGCAGCGACATTTCTCTGCTTGGCTGAAAGTCATTCTGGAGCACAGAATTAAAATGGGAAAAGCCAGAGCCCTTGCTGACTGGAGATGCCAGCTGAAGGCCCTGCGAGCTTGGAGAAACTATACTTGGGCCCAGAAAGTAGAACAGGAGACAGAGCAATTGGAAGCTCATCTCCAAGATCAAAACAG GAAAACCCAAGTGGCTGTGGAGCACAACCAGCGACGCCTCCTGCGCTGCTGCTTTCTGGCCTGGCAGCGCTGGAGCCGAGTGGAGACGGAAAAGCGAGAGCTGCAGAGGAAGAGGGAGCAGACAAAGAGAAAgatgcagcagctgctggaggctaTATCACaggggacaggtgaggacaggCCACTGGAGGTTAACAAGCCTGGGACAGCAGAAGTAAACCATCATCAAGATTTACAGCAAGACAAG CCAACTGAAACTTGCCTTATACAGAAAGAGCAGAAAGAGCCTGATCAGACCAGAGACCAGTCTTGTTGGGATATTGTTCACACATCTCATTTCTGCAGAAATCCCAAATTCGCCTGGGAGATTACAATTAAACATGCAGCCCTGAGTGCCCAGGACCAGGCTATGTACAGGAATCAAATAGCCACAGTCCTCCAGCAGTTTCAGGCACCCAGTCCAAGGACATCTCCTGCTTATGGCAGTCGATTTGAGCACCGTCACGCCTTCCAGCAACGTGTGATtgaggagcagaggcagcagctgcagaaacATCAAGAGCTGATCCGTAAACTGCAGGAAAATCAGAAGCTGAGCAGAGATAAAGAAGGGGGAGCACAAGCTATGGCTGTAACCCACATGTTTAACAGTTCTGTTTCTCAATCCGTGGAGAAAAAAGAACCCAGATGCACAAATACAATCCCTTTGAG CACACCTGATTCTCATGGGCCAGAAAACACAAGGGCAGCAATGCAAGGCAGGAGGCCTTCCAGCCGGCTGACCTCACCTCATCCCATACTGAAAG GGATGGAGGAGAGAGCAATTCAGCGGGCAGAACAGAAGAAGAAAATAGAAGAAGCCAAACAacgaaaagcagaggaaaaattG GCCCAGCTGAAGGCTGAAGAGGAAGCACAACAGAGGAAGGAAGCTgaggaaaaggaagcacagcgGGAAAAACGCCGGGAGGAGAGAAGGCAGCAGAAGCTG AAAGAACTGGAGAAGCAGAGAAGGCTGGAgaaagagcagcagctccagaaaAAGGCTAGAGATCACTATGAGGGGGTCCTTCTCAGAAAGCTAGGAATAGTGCCATGGAAAAGGCTGAGGGAGCAAGCCAAGGAAAACCTAGTG GTGGCACAAAGGCACCACAGCTTGGGCCTGCAGAGGAAATGCCTCATGACTTGGCTGCAGGATGCCCAGCAGAGTCTCAAGGAGAAGATGTCTCGGGCTGAGGACTTCTATTCCCACATGTTACTAAGATGGGGCTTCAGGAACTGGCTAAAG TACAAGGATTATCTCTGTGCTCAGGAGGAGAGAGCGAGTACCTTCCGCACAGTCTGCCTCATGAGGAAGTGCTTCTGGGCATGGTTTGATCAtaccagggaggaaaaaagggCCTTATGGGAGAGGCTGAACATTGCTGCTGGACACAGTAAGAG GAGAATTACACTGAAGGCATTCAAGGCATGGAGGCAGTATCCACTGCTGAtgaagaaggaaagggaaagagaagaaagaagaaaccaGCTACGCAGGAGAGTAGCTGAAATTCTCCCCAACTTCCAAACATGA
- the ZDHHC23 gene encoding palmitoyltransferase ZDHHC23, whose amino-acid sequence MEEPLCCCEYVDRRGRRNHLAACCCDCEELDDGCDRWLTCKSLPPGALERIADTIADRLRVPWFSGAVKINVSLVPPLVLLPVFLHVAALHFLLGLIILTSLPVVVLWYYYLTHRRKERTLFFLSLGLFSLGYMYYVFLREVVPRGHVEHSQVVTLTCGLILMLAALSRAKRDPGYLPFPAGNEKPSHQGLHNKSIRGSSGGLHGISGAASSRAVNGEAKGYCSMSAEQPAGVKKDWCTKCQLVRPARTGHCRLCGRCVRRLDHHCVWINSCVGEQNHQAFILALSFFMLTSVYGITLTLHTICRGRSLFVALFYCPGAYSDYSSALSFTCVWYCAIVTAGMGYILLIQLLNISYNVTEREARLALRDNTGRRLLGGLVIDTGQYNRGLLCNWGHFLSLGASPPQRSAEDIV is encoded by the exons atGGAGGAGCCGCTCTGCTGCTGCGAGTACGTGGACCGGCGCGGCCGGCGCAACCACCTGGCGGCGTGCTGCTGCGACTGCGAGGAGCTGGACGACGGCTGCGACAG GTGGCTGACGTGCAAATCCCTGCCCCCGGGAGCGCTGGAGAGGATCGCCGACACCATCGCGGACCGGCTGCGGGTCCCCTGGTTCTCGGGGGCCGTGAAGATCAACGTCAGCCTCGTGCCGCCGCTCGTCCTGCTGCCCGTCTTCCTCCACGTCGCCGCCCTGCACTTCCTGCTGGGGCTCATCATCCTGACGTCCCTGCCCGTTGTGGTGCTGTGGTATTACTACCTCACCCACCGGAGGAAGGAACGGACTCTGTTCTTCTTGAGCCTGGGGCTCTTCTCCTTGGGATATATGTACTATGTGTTTCTCCGGGAGGTGGTTCCCCGGGGCCACGTGGAGCATTCCCAAGTGGTCACTCTCACGTGCGGGTTAATTCTTATGCTTGCAGCCCTGTCTCGAGCCAAGAGGGACCCTGGCTaccttcccttcccagcaggcAACGAGAAGCCATCGCACCAGGGTTTGCACAACAAGAGTATTAGAGGGAGCTCCGGCGGGCTCCATGGCATCTCGGGTGCTGCCAGCAGTCGTGCTGTGAATGGGGAGGCTAAAGGTTATTGCAGCATGTCAGCTGAGCAGCCAGCAGGTGTGAAAAAGGACTGGTGCACTAAATGCCAGCTGGTCAGGCCAGCCCGAACAGGGCACTGCCGGCTTTGTGGCAGGTGCGTGAGGAGGCTGGACCATCACTGTGTCTG GATTAACAGCTGCGTAGGGGAGCAGAACCATCAAGCTTTCATCCTTGCACTCTCCTTCTTCATGCTCACCTCTGTGTATGGGATTACCTTGACCCTGCACACCATCTGTAGGGGCCGAAGTCTGTTTGTGGCATTGTTCTACTGCCCCGGGGCCTATTCTGACTACAG ctctgctctgtcgTTCACCTGTGTGTGGTACTGTGCCATTGTAACAGCTGGCATGGGATACATCCTCCTTATCCAGCTGTTGAACATCAGCTACAACGTGACTGAGAGGGAAGCTCGGCTGGCTCTGCGGGACAACACTGGGCGCAGGCTGCTGGGTGGGTTAGTGATAGACACTGGCCAGTACAACAGGGGACTCCTGTGCAACTGGGGCCACTTCCTGAGCCTGGGGGCTTCTCCTCCACAGCGCTCTGCCGAGGACATCGTGTGA
- the CCDC191 gene encoding coiled-coil domain-containing protein 191 isoform X3: MKKRKLTVSFRKSLLQPLQNLCSYLECEMESSSVQKYLQHLLQSEAVNCGIAKHLRLEEIKEKNKLADPRIIMELRHKQVKENRMRHQKALELQRQEESLKKAILSEARLQAQEEERRKALQAKKEEEEIQREIVKLRKEMAEKKCTVAKVWRMAGKREEKTQKLSVQEVAAVSPSLKREEQEEEKQRKTQELLRRIHTSKQRCLQRHFSAWLKVILEHRIKMGKARALADWRCQLKALRAWRNYTWAQKVEQETEQLEAHLQDQNRKTQVAVEHNQRRLLRCCFLAWQRWSRVETEKRELQRKREQTKRKMQQLLEAISQGTGEDRPLEVNKPGTAEVNHHQDLQQDKPTETCLIQKEQKEPDQTRDQSCWDIVHTSHFCRNPKFAWEITIKHAALSAQDQAMYRNQIATVLQQFQAPSPRTSPAYGSRFEHRHAFQQRVIEEQRQQLQKHQELIRKLQENQKLSRDKEGGAQAMAVTHMFNSSVSQSVEKKEPRCTNTIPLSTPDSHGPENTRAAMQGRRPSSRLTSPHPILKGMEERAIQRAEQKKKIEEAKQRKAEEKLAQLKAEEEAQQRKEAEEKEAQREKRREERRQQKLKELEKQRRLEKEQQLQKKARDHYEGVLLRKLGIVPWKRLREQAKENLVVAQRHHSLGLQRKCLMTWLQDAQQSLKEKMSRAEDFYSHMLLRWGFRNWLKYKDYLCAQEERASTFRTVCLMRKCFWAWFDHTREEKRALWERLNIAAGHSKRRITLKAFKAWRQYPLLMKKEREREERRNQLRRRVAEILPNFQT, encoded by the exons ATGAAGAAGAGGAAGTTGACTGTGTCCTTCAGGAAGAGCCTTCTGCAGCCCCTCCAAA ACTTGTGCAGCTATCTGGAATGTGAAATGGAAAGTTCCTCTGTCCAGAAATACCTCCAGCATCTTTTGCAGAGTGAAGCTGTGAACTGTGGGATAGCAAAACATCTTAGACTTGAAGAgatcaaggaaaaaaacaaacttgcAGATCCACGAATAATCATGGAGCTCAGACATAAGCAG GTGAAAGAAAACCGAATGAGGCATCAGAAGGCTTTAGAGCTTCAGAGACAAGAAGAGTCCCTGAAGAAAGCAATTCTGTCTGAGGCCAGGCTCCAagcacaggaggaggagagaaGGAAGGCCCTGCAGGctaagaaggaggaagaggagatccAGAGGGAAATAGTGAAGCTGAGAAAGGAAATGGCTGAGAAAAAATGCACTGTGGCAAAAGTTTGGAGAAT ggcagggaagagagaagaaaaaactcAGAAGCTgtcagtgcaggaggtggctgctgtgtcaccatccctgaagagaGAAGAGCAAGAAGAGGAGAAACAGAGGAAAACTCAGGAGTTGCTTCGCAGGATTCACACCAGTAAGCAGAGA TGCTTGCAGCGACATTTCTCTGCTTGGCTGAAAGTCATTCTGGAGCACAGAATTAAAATGGGAAAAGCCAGAGCCCTTGCTGACTGGAGATGCCAGCTGAAGGCCCTGCGAGCTTGGAGAAACTATACTTGGGCCCAGAAAGTAGAACAGGAGACAGAGCAATTGGAAGCTCATCTCCAAGATCAAAACAG GAAAACCCAAGTGGCTGTGGAGCACAACCAGCGACGCCTCCTGCGCTGCTGCTTTCTGGCCTGGCAGCGCTGGAGCCGAGTGGAGACGGAAAAGCGAGAGCTGCAGAGGAAGAGGGAGCAGACAAAGAGAAAgatgcagcagctgctggaggctaTATCACaggggacaggtgaggacaggCCACTGGAGGTTAACAAGCCTGGGACAGCAGAAGTAAACCATCATCAAGATTTACAGCAAGACAAG CCAACTGAAACTTGCCTTATACAGAAAGAGCAGAAAGAGCCTGATCAGACCAGAGACCAGTCTTGTTGGGATATTGTTCACACATCTCATTTCTGCAGAAATCCCAAATTCGCCTGGGAGATTACAATTAAACATGCAGCCCTGAGTGCCCAGGACCAGGCTATGTACAGGAATCAAATAGCCACAGTCCTCCAGCAGTTTCAGGCACCCAGTCCAAGGACATCTCCTGCTTATGGCAGTCGATTTGAGCACCGTCACGCCTTCCAGCAACGTGTGATtgaggagcagaggcagcagctgcagaaacATCAAGAGCTGATCCGTAAACTGCAGGAAAATCAGAAGCTGAGCAGAGATAAAGAAGGGGGAGCACAAGCTATGGCTGTAACCCACATGTTTAACAGTTCTGTTTCTCAATCCGTGGAGAAAAAAGAACCCAGATGCACAAATACAATCCCTTTGAG CACACCTGATTCTCATGGGCCAGAAAACACAAGGGCAGCAATGCAAGGCAGGAGGCCTTCCAGCCGGCTGACCTCACCTCATCCCATACTGAAAG GGATGGAGGAGAGAGCAATTCAGCGGGCAGAACAGAAGAAGAAAATAGAAGAAGCCAAACAacgaaaagcagaggaaaaattG GCCCAGCTGAAGGCTGAAGAGGAAGCACAACAGAGGAAGGAAGCTgaggaaaaggaagcacagcgGGAAAAACGCCGGGAGGAGAGAAGGCAGCAGAAGCTG AAAGAACTGGAGAAGCAGAGAAGGCTGGAgaaagagcagcagctccagaaaAAGGCTAGAGATCACTATGAGGGGGTCCTTCTCAGAAAGCTAGGAATAGTGCCATGGAAAAGGCTGAGGGAGCAAGCCAAGGAAAACCTAGTG GTGGCACAAAGGCACCACAGCTTGGGCCTGCAGAGGAAATGCCTCATGACTTGGCTGCAGGATGCCCAGCAGAGTCTCAAGGAGAAGATGTCTCGGGCTGAGGACTTCTATTCCCACATGTTACTAAGATGGGGCTTCAGGAACTGGCTAAAG TACAAGGATTATCTCTGTGCTCAGGAGGAGAGAGCGAGTACCTTCCGCACAGTCTGCCTCATGAGGAAGTGCTTCTGGGCATGGTTTGATCAtaccagggaggaaaaaagggCCTTATGGGAGAGGCTGAACATTGCTGCTGGACACAGTAAGAG GAGAATTACACTGAAGGCATTCAAGGCATGGAGGCAGTATCCACTGCTGAtgaagaaggaaagggaaagagaagaaagaagaaaccaGCTACGCAGGAGAGTAGCTGAAATTCTCCCCAACTTCCAAACATGA